CGCAAGCAACTCCTTGAACACCGATTCCCCTTCCTCTGCCCCGCGCACAAGACCGCAAATCGCATCGGCAAGCCGGATCAGGACATCAGCTTCATCATCAATGCCTCGAACTTTCTTCACATGGATGCCCAAACGTCGTAAGTGCAACCCCACTCGTCTCTCCATTGAACGAGGGAGACCATCAATCAATACAGTAGCTTCATATTCTGTTTCGTGCGAGGCTTCGATTGTGCGGGCAATAGTGCGAACTGTCAAGTCGACATAGTCATGGTTATTGGAATAAATGGCATAGCTCGCTTGAAAATCCGAGATTATTCGTTGGGCAAGTAGCTGTTGAATATAGGAGACTCTCGCGCTCTTCGAACTTTTTGCCCATTTTCTTTGACCCTTGTGAGATATTTGTTCAATCAACTCACATGTCTGACGCAGTTCGTCTCTGTTTTCTGCTGTTACTACCACCGCCACAATGAATAGTCGGCCGTTTGTATCTTGGCCGGTTTCATCAACATAGCAGAAGAATTTTCTCGACATCTGATAGTCCCTCGATCTACTTATCGCGGCACTTCGCCCACGACATCGAAGCTGGCAAGACCGGTGAACGGCCCCCAGACGGTGATTTCGACATCGACATCGGCGCCGGTGGGCACAGCATAGGGCAGGCGTTGCGTGTCGGCGCGGGCGAAGACGAGGCTGCCATCAGCGTCGTAGACCAGCCCCGTCACATAGATGTTGCGGCGCACCTGGTCGGAGGGGTTGCGCAGGGTGGCTTTGAGCACGACATTGCCCTCGTCGTCAGTTTCAGCCCGGCCGCCTACATATTCCCACGCCTGATAAGCATTCTCGGCCGTGTCTTCGGCGTCGACGACCTGCACCAGGGCATAGCCGACCTTTTCGGGCGCGGCCACATCCGCGCCCAGGCGCATGGTCAGATAAGTGGTCCCGCCCGCAGGGACGACGCGCTGGCCCAGCCGCCACGACTCGGCCCCCAGCAGGTTGTTGTCGGCGTCGAAAAGCTGCACCGCCGCGGTCAGGTCGCCCAGGTTGCGGGTGCGGTGGTTGTGGATGGGCGCCGAGACCCACACATTGC
The sequence above is drawn from the Caldilineales bacterium genome and encodes:
- a CDS encoding DUF3800 domain-containing protein; translated protein: MSRKFFCYVDETGQDTNGRLFIVAVVVTAENRDELRQTCELIEQISHKGQRKWAKSSKSARVSYIQQLLAQRIISDFQASYAIYSNNHDYVDLTVRTIARTIEASHETEYEATVLIDGLPRSMERRVGLHLRRLGIHVKKVRGIDDEADVLIRLADAICGLVRGAEEGESVFKELLAQGTQVQVLYDLSP